One Labilibaculum sp. DW002 genomic window, TTTCAGAAAAGAAAGTAAAACTCCCGTTGGTTTGGGAATGTCAAGAGATGAAATTTCAGCTAGATTTGATTTAAAAGAATCTAAGGAACCTTATTGGCTAAACGATAAGATGGTCTTTTTGGGAGAAATACCTCGTAAAAACAACTTCGAAGCACTGGTAACAACATTTACTTTAGGTGATGGTTCGCCCGATTTTGTAATGGATGATTCTGCAGTTGCAATTAAAAGTGAAAAGGGCTTAATTGTTTTAAGTGGATGCGCTCATGCAGGAATATGCAATACGGTTTCTTATGCGAAAGAGGTTTGTGGAGAAAATAAAGTTTATGCGGTTTTGGGTGGTTTTCATTTGAAAAAGATAGACGATGTTTTTCAGAAAACAGTAGCGTTTTTTCAGAAAGAAAAACTTGAATTGTTGGGGGCAACCCATTGTACTAGTTTTGCGGTACAAGATGAATTTAAAAAATATTTTAAGACTCT contains:
- a CDS encoding MBL fold metallo-hydrolase encodes the protein MKISILVDNTAKEGFAHVHGFSAVLGSEKKILFDLGPNGLFLENAKKMNIDLSKIETVVLSHGHWDHGDGLKSIFGKSLITHPNSFALRFRKESKTPVGLGMSRDEISARFDLKESKEPYWLNDKMVFLGEIPRKNNFEALVTTFTLGDGSPDFVMDDSAVAIKSEKGLIVLSGCAHAGICNTVSYAKEVCGENKVYAVLGGFHLKKIDDVFQKTVAFFQKEKLELLGATHCTSFAVQDEFKKYFKTLNLEAGVEIDL